From Brassica rapa cultivar Chiifu-401-42 chromosome A06, CAAS_Brap_v3.01, whole genome shotgun sequence:
TCTTGCTGCGTCAACCCAACGGAGTTTCTACCCGCAGGCGCCGCGTAAGCACCAAACTCAGAGAgagtcatcttcttcttcttcttagactTAACATTGCTCGCTGCCTCCTTCAAGCTCGGAAAACTCTGCACATCCGCCGCGGTGGCTGAAGCTTCCGCCGCCTGCTCTTCATCCGCCTTCTCCGCTTCGTCCGCCCACGCCCCGATTCCAATCCCTCCCCAAGGCTTCGACATATCTGAACTTTTTTTCTCAGATCTGAAAAGTTGCTTTGCTTTGTGTGAAACAGAGAGATCTAATTCGCGAAATTGAAATCGGAAAGATCTAGGGTTTCGATGAAAGCTTTGATCTACAGAAGGAAGAAACCGTTCGGGAGATTATTCCTTTTGCGTGAAGATGAAAACTTTAATTTTCTGAGGAGAAAATTGTAAAGAAAATGGTATTTATTCCTCCTTTGCATGCTTCTGAACGAAGGAGAGATGGATGGGAAATCAAGAGTCACGCGTTGGAAATGCGCGTGAGGAAGACGTACCACTTAAAAACGAGAGCTTGAAGGAAGTTACGGCTTGAGTGTGTGGTCACGCTACGTTTTTAAAGTAAGTGACGGTTGACTGTACGAAATGAACGGTCAGGAATGTATCATCTATTAACTCATTTTAACCAACTTTTTAAACAATTGTAATGACATAATTATTACGGCCAATTAGTTAGGTGATTAATTAGGCATGTGGGctatgattttttatattcacACATTTCTATcaaattttcttcttcttctaaataacagttttacatttaaaaacagAAAGCTACTATTTCATAAGAAAAAATTCCAAAAGTTCTAATCATTTCCTATCCTAGATAATTGATATTGTATGTTGCTTTCTGGTTATTATTATGAGCAGTGTTATTGAAGCAtagatcatattatataatatgaacTCTATTTTCATTAGCCTAAAGATGAGAAGGGACATTGAGTCGATACGTACTGTATCACTATATCATTAGGAATTTATGTTGATCTGACAGTAATGCATGGCTACAGTGGAAAACGAACAGAGCAAGACCATGATCCATGAGATTCGACTTGAATCAATACTGAATCTTTAGTTGGTCCGAAATCTTTGCCGCTTCATAGGTCGTGGCTCTTACACGAACCTCCATCAAGATTCTTATTGTTCTAAAAGCCTTGGCAGTGTCTTTTTTTATCTTTGCTGATATTAGTGCTGTTCGTTTCATTGACGCGGGTTCCTGCGGCTGCGGCTGCGGCTGAGTCTGCGGCTGCGGCTGCGACCATTCGTTTGATTGTTGTCTCTTCTTCCCGTAGCAATTCAAGAAGGAACATCATTTGGAGTTAGTTTCGGCTGCATAAGATTAGTAACAAACTAACAATCAACCCAACCATAGGGAAGTGGTCTAGTGGTTGACGGATTTTTGGGAGATCCGAGTCCGAAACAATCTCACGACATTGAACTTTTATGGTTATCGGATATGTGATCATATTTTGAAACCTGTTTAAATATTTGAAGAGAAGATCTATCTGTATACTGCACTTCCCTATGAAGATAGTGTAGGTCTTTTCTAGATCGGAGATAcacatgttttgtttttttttaaagaatagtAACAATGGGAATGTAACGCTGAAGAAAGAGAGATCTCGTGGGTCTCCCAAGGAATGTGTTCAGTTCTCATTTGGGAGGGAGACCAATGTGTTCTCTTGTTCCTCTGCAAAGTCATCTTCTTTCATATTTGTATATCTCAAATCGGAGTTTCAAACCAACGTTTAAACATGACTCAAAGCTCAAACTATCTTTGTAACTTTTTTTCTTCACTAGCAGCTTTACATAATATCAAATGATTACAAAGACAAGGCCTTAAAGGGTTAAAaataagggaaaaagaagaaaacaaactaCCAAATCTCTAGTCTCGTGCTCCTCAGACAAAATCCAGACCAAACTCTatctcctcttctttctttATCTTAAAACCAATCAGCTCACAATGCTAAACAAAAGCATCATCAAGCTTTACACATACATGGAGTGAGAGGATTCTCCCAAAGATCGTAGTTAGGGAAAGTTTCTTCAGGCAAACCAGTACGTGTTTGATGGGTTACAACTACATCTTCCACAAACGTCGCCCATCCCATGTAAGGATCCCCAAACGATTTGGACATCAACCCTTTATCCGGTTTGATTGATTTCTGTCGATGACCCATATATCTCCTCGCTCCAATGATCAGTTTTGCAAAGTTTCCACCGTGTGTCATCACAAACACATCTGACTTCAAACACACCAAGAAATCTAGAGCAGCCAGGCTTGTTACGTGCTTTCTAAAGCTTGCTAGTTCCTCTTTCCCTGCTAAATCCTCCTTCGTTACCTGTTTAACAAAAAAGGAAGattgtgtgagagagagagactaagcCTGCTGAGTGGGTTTGATGAGATAGGGTTCGGTGTTCTTACCAAATTTGGGAACATGTTTCTTAATGGAGCCATACGGTTTTGGCCGCCATAGACTTGACCAGATGCTACATagatttgtgtttcttttggataACCCATTGCACGTAGGATCACAGCAACTTCTCCTGGCTCAAGAGGGCATCGTCCTTCTTTGCGCTTCTGCAAGGCGAGCTGCCAGAGATGAGAACCATTCTGCAATACATGTCAAGCATATTCGTTAAGCCAGCGGTTGAGGATGTTTAGGCACCAAATACGAGTAATGAACCACTTTTAAAAACGTTACCTTGAAGCGCCGAGGCCATTCCTTTTGTCTGTACTCTGCCATTCTAGCTTTCTCTTCCCTTGTTCCCACAAAATCACAAAACGATAAACCAACCATTCCTTTCTCGAATCTAAGATGAAGAGCCCTACAGAAGAGAGAAAATATATGATCTTGAGTCAAAAAGATGCTTAAAAGTCCCAAGTTAAAACAAAGTTTCTAGATGTCTGATATCTCATACATATAGGGATTTGGATTTCCAGTACGGTTTCTCATTCTAGAAACAAGTGAATCAGCCATCTGCTCTATCTCTGGGAGAAATTTCAGGGCGTGATAGTTTACACGGCATCGTAACCTGTTGATTTCTTGAGGTACATTGTCGTACCTGCAAATTTTACAGCACCACAAGGATAATATCATTCATCTGTGTAGACAAAAATTTCCAAAAGTCTGAGACCTTAACTAGAGGATATAGATTATAGTACCCAAGTCGATCTACAAAAGGCTTCAAGGCCATTATTTTCTTCTCCTTTATTCGCGGCAAAACATTGTCTATATAGAACTGAGCCGCTGCATATTTGGGAATGTTTTTGACTGTTCTTCTGCAGAAGACAAGTAGAAAACTCGGTCAAAGTCTTATCTAATTTAAAATgtattgattcattttaaaCCAGATATACACAAAAGGAGGACCAGATGACGCCATAAATCCACAAGCTCACTTTTGAAATCTTCAAACAAGTAATGTTATAATCAACAAATAGATAAAgagttgaaaaaaaaagtaaaccttATACTAGAGAATAACTCTGCTTTATCAGTGAACCAGTCAGGTATATCTCTAACGATTCGGACGTCATCCTTCAAGTAATCAATGAAATGATCTACATCAAAAATATCTTCAAATTTCCTGCAAAAGAAAGCTTACAGATTCAGTAAACTTTAaagaaaacagagagagtaCCTGACTCGATCATCAATGTGCTTGCATAAATAATCATAATTAGAATACAAAGTAGCAGCAGTAAgtagaaacttcaaaaagtaATATCTGAATAAGCTTACGTCTGGTCTTTCCAAATTTGATCCTGCTTAAGTACTGGCAGGATAAGAGTTGCATTCATAATCTTGGCAACAGCTACTGCATTACAGATCTGGAGGAAAAGGGCACAACtcaatgaaaaagaaaaagaaaagaaaacgcAGCCATTTGCTTTTTGAATCCAAGACAAAGCGGCGGAAAGAGGAAAAGGAGATAAAAGCATGAAAGATACATACAGCAATGCGCTGCTGATTCAAACCACCCTCAGCATGAATGAATACATATCCATTTGTTTCATTCTCAGGAAGAAGATCtgaaaaataaagttaaaagaACTGAACTTTCTCAAAAAGACAGATCAAGCGCAGATCCCAATCTCATCTTAATACCTGAGACTCCACCAATCCGCCGCTCAGCGCAAGGCTTCCAAGAAGTAGTTGCAGACAAAGGATTCTCCCATGGAGAAGGCGACTCTTTTACCTACAAACGCAAACAAATACACAACAATTCAATCTAATGGATACAAAACACACACCAAAGTTGATACACTTACATGAGGACAGTTAAGCACAATCCCATCTTTCTTACACAAGTAAGGCACATTCTGCAGACAATCAACATAGAGATAAGTGTTTATAAAGCACGAATCTTTCAGAGTGAAGATCTCGATTCGTAGAGACTTACCAAGTGATTAACGATCCCGTAAACGGAGATCAAGCTCACGACGGCGAGAATCAATATCAAAAGAAGCGAAATCTTATTCTTCTGGGGCGAAACCCTAAGATCGTCGCCGAGGAAAGGAAGCAGCGAGTGGAACCCAGATACTGACCAGATCGGACGGTGACGAGGGCGCCCGTCTTCGTCGTCTCCGCCGTTGGGTGAGTGATCGTGCACGTGAGGCGAAGACGAGTCCTCGTCTCCGACGCGTAGCGGAGAGGAAGAAGATCGGCTCCCGGCGGAGCTCGAGTGCCGCAACTCCGCCATTGCTCGCCGAGGGCTGAAAGTCGCCAGCTTTACTTATCGATTCCCTCTCGCAATCTCTGTGGATAAGCTAACAGTTTTATTCAGGTTAGTGTTGGAGACGATGCAATGGTGAGGGAGAAGCTTGGAGAGACTCTCAAACACTATACAGATGTGAGAAAAACTGAGAATAAAGAAAGCTTTTCTGAAAGACTTGTTTGTTGTTCACTTCATAGTCAACACTCTCTATCTCAGCCAGAGGGTTagcttattttatatttataaactcaTCCCCATATAGTATTATAGTTACATAAACATCCTTACGTTCTCTGATTTGTCTCATTTCCTCCTCATAGTCAAGACTCTCTAGTTCAAACAGAGGGTTaggttattttatatttataaacacatCCCCACAGTTTATTATAATTACGTATCTATCCACTAACTCTCTGATTTGTCTCATTTCCCCCTTCGCTAGTTCACACTACCAAACTCAGAGTGTTTGAGTATTTTGTATTTACAAAATAGATCCctataatttaatataacaacataaccACCCCTAAATTCTCTGATTTGTCTCATTTCCTCCATCGTTAAGCCCTTTCTTTAACCTAGTCGTCATTCACTCTCCGTCATCACTCTCTTGGGGAAGATGAACACGATAGCGAAGCGAGTTACGGGACTAGTGACTCGGTCGAGTCAGAGCCAGTTGCAGCAGGAGAGAGGGATAAGGGTGAAGGTGTTCTCGGGGGATCTAGACAAGGCCCTGACGATACTGCAGAGGAAGATGCAGTCGAGCGGGATGGAGAGGCTGATCAAAGCGCAGCAGACGCATCACATCAAGAACTCGGAGAAGAAGGTTCTTGCTAGGAAGAATCTTGAACGCAAGATCAAATCCATTGACTTTGCTCGCAAACTCCAGTCCATCCTCATCAAGAAAGTCAGGTATAATCATCATCTACTCACACTTGCTCTCTCTTGAACATACACTGTAGGAATCTTCTCTTTGATCATTGTTGCTATAATAGGATTCAACATATTTGTACTGTGTAATTGTTTCTCTCATTTTCTTTCTTTGCAGAGGTTTATGAGAGCTGAGCCGAAACGACGGTGTTGCTATAACCATTCATCATCTTTCTTTACATTACATTTTCAGGGAATGGATCTTGATCAGTCCTAGTATCTGTGATATATATCAACAGTTGTGATCcagattcttttatttttcactttGAACTTTTTAATGAATGAAATCATTTTGGAATTGTTATAATCTTGGATAACTGTTAGTTGTTTATTCTATGAATAATCAACTTCAGATTGATGGAGTACATTTACTCTCGAAGTTTGTTTATGGATCTTACATTTAGTTCATGATAGGACACTGTGCCCTGCTTATCTGCGCCTTGTAATGAAAGCGAGCCTCTCTACCTGTAATGTTTTTTCTGTTCCAGTCATTATTTTTGCCGTACATTGTAGTGGAAAACTCATTGAGGAGGGTAGGTAACAACATCTCCTTTTTAAAAGTTCTTAACCATTTCTCTcgtggagaaaaaaaaaattggcttGAGTAATGTACAATGAACTTATAAAGctagaaagaaagagagactgTTTGATAgattatctttctttttgtttactTCAAAGGACAAGGAATCTACAAAAAGATTACTTGCTTCGATGTATAACTTTCAATTATTTATGTCTTGGGAGAGATTATCTCACACAACAAGCATCCTTACTTGAACTTGTCACCAAGTTatcctcctcttcctctctATCTCACATTTAGAAATTGTTTAACAGTTGAAACCTCCCTCTCTTACACTCCTCTCATGCTTTCATCTTCAGCTCTTCTTTAACTCAAACTCTtcttttgatgctttcttagcTTCTTCCTCTAAATGTCTCATCACCATCACTATGAAACCAACCCTCATTTCGCGCGCCTTCCATCTCAGAATCAACACGTCAAAGGTGGTGGTGCCTCTACCTCACAAACACCCCCACATCAAACCTCAAAATCTCACCCCAAAACTGCACCAGGAATCCAAATCAAGCCTCGTGATCGCCACGGTAAACGACCAGTCCAAGAACCTCCTCATTCCGTGATACCTGTACCACTAAGACCAGAAGAGAGACTACCACCACGGGAAACTCCAAACTCTTCCAAAATACCAGTACTATCAAGCCCTGAAGAGAAACGACCACCACGGAAAAACCCAAACTCTGCTAAAAGACCGTTACTATTAAGCCCTGAAGGTCATCAACGATCTCCACCACCACAACAACCACAAGCACCACGCGGTTACGCAACATCATTACCTCCAATAGCCAAACCAACTCCATGGAGAAACGCTCCAACACCATCACCGCATCGCCGTGGTGGCCACCGGACGCCACCACCTTCAAGAGACCAAACAAACACAGCCACATGGTCAGCTGCATTCTGCTGTGCCATCTTCTGGATCATTCTTATCCTCAGCGGTCTAGTCGTCCTAATCGTCTACCTAGTGTACCGTCCACGCTCTCCTCACATCGACATCTCAGCCGCTAACTTAAACGCCGCTTATCTCGACATGGGGTTTCTTCTAAACGGAGACCTAACCATGTTAGCAAACTTCACAAACCCAAACAAGAAAAGCAGTGTAGAGTTCAGCTCTTTGACGTTCGAGCTTTACTACTACAACACTCTTATAGCGTCTCAGTACGTTGAGCCTTTTAAGGTTCCTAAGAAAATGTCCATGTTTGCGAATGTTCATCTCGTGAGTAGTCAAGTTCAGCTCGAGCCAACGCAGAGCCGTGAGCTGCAGCGTCAGATTGAAACCGGTCCGGTTTTGTTGAACGTGAGAGGAACGTTTCATGCACGTTCGAACTTAGGGGCGTTGTTTAGGTACTCTTATTGGTTGCATACTCATTGCAGCTTTTCTTTGAATAGTCCTCCTTCAGGAGCTATGCGTGCTAGAAGATGCAGTACCAAACGCTAACGTATTTGCTATTTTCTTTTGCTCTATTTTTTTTCGACACATTCGGAAAATAATTGATTTTCTGTACTCATTGATAACTCTTATCagatttgtttaaatatttgattttatgtgCGTTACTAATTTTTACAAAGTATAGAATTAATGTTCTAAACTTAGAATGCTCTATTAAGCCTTtctttttaaactttattaatGTTTCAAGAAAGAGATGAATAATATACCAAATCTTTTGCTTGTAATTTTAACTTGCTCTTAAATCTTTGACTTGTAATAGTAATTTACTTGCATAATAAACACCAAAAAGTTGTGTGAGATTCTTGTCCACTAAAGCaccaaaaacatatattaataattttccCTTCATAGTTGAGAGTTGTGACATCAATCAACTAAGTAGATGTGTAAATTAAGACTACATTTTAGATATGAATCATTCCCACTGGAcgaatattatataaatatttaaaattttgaaatattttcaagaaaatgatTTGAAAATTTTCCCCAATAATCATGGTTTCGTGTTTCTTTTGCATTGCGAATGATGTACTTAGGTGTGGACCAAATATATCTTTTTGGGTTCTATTTCTAATCCAttgttattttcatttttataataacTTTTTAGAAGTGAAATTGTTCTAACACATCTCTATTTCTTTCTCTATAATAtagatttctatttttttctctgtttaTAGATAAGAAAtagtatttctctattttttactctacgTTTAAAGAttgttattttagaaaaatacattaaatcatATCTCACCTTAATTATAgagttcttttattttaaaaatgaaaatagcaAAACACATTGGAAATAGTCTTAAGTCTAAATTTATTAAGCCAACTTTGGATCAGCCGAACAAACATGGATCCACCGGATTGATCTTGTACGGTGCATTCAATTCTATTTCACTTACATTTTTTGTCATGTTTGCAAAGTGTAATTAAGCATGGGAATAAGATCCGTAAACTGAAATCCGTAGAACCTGATCCAAACCCAgtcaaaaatgtaaaaaatattcgAATGAATCTTGTagtgtgttacaaaaaaaaatatctgaatccgAAGTGTTATTAACCATATCCGAACAGATAACCCGAAAAATCCAATAAATCAAAAACTCCAAAAATTATATCCAAAGTAACCGATCCGAATGTCTAAATTaataaagaatataaaaatttcaaacataAATGTGCATTTCACGtatttaatttcatatttattttgatatgatatctaaaaataagtataaataaatatcttaaacactcaattctatataaataagtatatatatttatattttacttttaaactTTAGATTTTACTTGGGGTAACCTGAACCGACTCGATATAATCTGAATCCTaatggtgttacaaaaaaactaaaatctgaAATACCCAATCCGAATGCTAACGAATACCTGATCTTCcaggtttttttttgtcaacaacataAACAGACTCAAACTGACTCTGCAAACCAAACTGGTAGCTCCGCATCCATATGGACGACAAACGACGATTGTTTTCTTGCATTGCGTGCTAGGCTGTCCGCCTTAGAATTCTGGGCCCGTGGTATATGGATGATTTCTGAGCTCTGGAAGCTCATCTTCAAGATCTTtatgtct
This genomic window contains:
- the LOC103875305 gene encoding NDR1/HIN1-like protein 13 — protein: MSHHHHYETNPHFARLPSQNQHVKGGGASTSQTPPHQTSKSHPKTAPGIQIKPRDRHGKRPVQEPPHSVIPVPLRPEERLPPRETPNSSKIPVLSSPEEKRPPRKNPNSAKRPLLLSPEGHQRSPPPQQPQAPRGYATSLPPIAKPTPWRNAPTPSPHRRGGHRTPPPSRDQTNTATWSAAFCCAIFWIILILSGLVVLIVYLVYRPRSPHIDISAANLNAAYLDMGFLLNGDLTMLANFTNPNKKSSVEFSSLTFELYYYNTLIASQYVEPFKVPKKMSMFANVHLVSSQVQLEPTQSRELQRQIETGPVLLNVRGTFHARSNLGALFRYSYWLHTHCSFSLNSPPSGAMRARRCSTKR
- the LOC103875303 gene encoding protein PECTIC ARABINOGALACTAN SYNTHESIS-RELATED, which produces MAELRHSSSAGSRSSSSPLRVGDEDSSSPHVHDHSPNGGDDEDGRPRHRPIWSVSGFHSLLPFLGDDLRVSPQKNKISLLLILILAVVSLISVYGIVNHLNVPYLCKKDGIVLNCPHVKESPSPWENPLSATTSWKPCAERRIGGVSDLLPENETNGYVFIHAEGGLNQQRIAICNAVAVAKIMNATLILPVLKQDQIWKDQTKFEDIFDVDHFIDYLKDDVRIVRDIPDWFTDKAELFSSIRRTVKNIPKYAAAQFYIDNVLPRIKEKKIMALKPFVDRLGYDNVPQEINRLRCRVNYHALKFLPEIEQMADSLVSRMRNRTGNPNPYMALHLRFEKGMVGLSFCDFVGTREEKARMAEYRQKEWPRRFKNGSHLWQLALQKRKEGRCPLEPGEVAVILRAMGYPKETQIYVASGQVYGGQNRMAPLRNMFPNLVTKEDLAGKEELASFRKHVTSLAALDFLVCLKSDVFVMTHGGNFAKLIIGARRYMGHRQKSIKPDKGLMSKSFGDPYMGWATFVEDVVVTHQTRTGLPEETFPNYDLWENPLTPCMCKA
- the LOC103875304 gene encoding uncharacterized protein LOC103875304; this encodes MNTIAKRVTGLVTRSSQSQLQQERGIRVKVFSGDLDKALTILQRKMQSSGMERLIKAQQTHHIKNSEKKVLARKNLERKIKSIDFARKLQSILIKKVRGL